Proteins found in one Mustela lutreola isolate mMusLut2 chromosome 10, mMusLut2.pri, whole genome shotgun sequence genomic segment:
- the SPSB1 gene encoding SPRY domain-containing SOCS box protein 1, which translates to MGQKVTGGIKTVDMRDPTYRPLKQELQGLDYCKPTRLDLLLDMPPVSYDVQLLHSWNNNDRSLNVFVKEDDKLIFHRHPVAQSTDAIRGKVGYTRGLHVWQITWAMRQRGTHAVVGVATADAPLHSVGYTTLVGNNHESWGWDLGRNRLYHDGKNQPSKTYPAFLEPDETFIVPDSFLVALDMDDGTLSFIVDGQYMGVAFRGLKGKKLYPVVSAVWGHCEIRMRYLNGLDPEPLPLMDLCRRSVRLALGKERLADIHTLPLPASLKAYLLYQ; encoded by the exons ATGGGTCAGAAGGTCACTGGAGGGATCAAGACTGTGGACATGAGGGACCCCACGTACCGGCCCCTGAAGCAGGAGCTCCAGGGTCTGGACTACTGTAAGCCCACTCGCCTAGACCTGCTGCTGGACATGCCCCCCGTGTCCTACGACGTCCAGCTGCTCCACTCGTGGAACAACAACGACCGGTCGCTCAACGTCTTTGTAAAGGAGGACGACAAGCTGATCTTTCACCGGCATCCGGTGGCCCAGAGCACGGACGCCATCAGGGGCAAGGTCGGGTACACGCGCGGGCTGCACGTGTGGCAGATCACGTGGGCCATGAGGCAGCGGGGCACACACGCTGTGGTGGGGGTGGCGACAGCAGATGCCCCCCTGCACTCTGTGGGGTACACGACCCTCGTGGGGAATAACCACGAGTCCTGGGGCTGGGACTTGGGGCGCAACCGGCTCTATCACGATGGCAAAAACCAACCGAGCAAAACTTACCCGGCCTTTTTGGAGCCGGATGAAACATTTATTGTCCCTGACTCATTCCTCGTGGCCCTGGACATGGATGATGGCACCCTGAGCTTCATTGTGGACGGACAGTACATGGGAGTGGCTTTTCGAGGACTCAAGGGCAAAAAACTGTATCCTGTAGTGAGTGCCGTGTGGGGCCACTGTGAGATCCGCATGCGCTACTTGAATGGACTCGATC CCGAGCCCCTGCCACTCATGGATCTGTGCCGCCGCTCGGTGCGCCTGGCCCTGGGGAAGGAGCGTCTGGCTGACATCCACACGCTACCACTGCCGGCCTCCCTCAAGGCCTACCTCCTCTACCAGTGA